In a genomic window of Anoxybacter fermentans:
- the rplF gene encoding 50S ribosomal protein L6 has translation MSRIGLKPIAIPEKVDVKIDGNVVTIKGPKGELTQKFDPRMEISIEDQQLVVRRSSDSKEDKALHGLTRSLLNNMIQGVTEGFEKRLEMVGVGYRALKKGKALEIEIGYSHPVVVEPAPGIEFEVDSKGKNNIIIVRGIDKQLVGQTAAEIRAIRPPEPYKGKGIKYVDEHIRRKVGKTG, from the coding sequence ATGTCCAGAATAGGGCTTAAACCTATCGCCATTCCAGAAAAAGTCGATGTTAAAATCGACGGCAACGTTGTAACAATTAAGGGCCCTAAGGGAGAATTAACTCAAAAATTTGATCCTAGAATGGAAATTTCCATTGAGGATCAGCAACTTGTTGTACGTCGATCATCTGATTCTAAAGAAGATAAAGCTCTGCACGGTTTAACCAGAAGCCTTCTCAATAATATGATTCAAGGTGTAACTGAGGGATTTGAAAAGAGATTGGAAATGGTTGGTGTTGGATACCGGGCTCTTAAAAAAGGTAAAGCCTTAGAAATTGAAATTGGTTATTCACATCCTGTTGTTGTTGAGCCAGCCCCTGGTATCGAATTTGAAGTAGACTCAAAGGGTAAAAATAATATAATTATTGTGCGCGGAATTGATAAACAATTGGTTGGTCAAACTGCAGCAGAAATTCGTGCTATTCGTCCACCGGAACCCTATAAAGGTAAAGGTATTAAATATGTAGATGAGCACATCCGTCGTAAGGTTGGTAAGACAGGTTAA
- the rplR gene encoding 50S ribosomal protein L18 has translation MNIKDKRAARKRRHLRVRKKISGTPERPRLSVYRSLKHMYAQVIDDVNGVTLVAASTLDPQLRNQLKYGGNKEAARAVGELIAERCLEKGIEKVVFDRGGNLYHGRVKALAEGARSKGLKF, from the coding sequence ATGAATATAAAGGATAAACGTGCTGCACGTAAAAGAAGACATCTTCGTGTTCGGAAAAAGATTTCTGGTACTCCTGAACGTCCGCGTTTAAGTGTATATCGTAGTTTGAAGCATATGTATGCTCAAGTCATTGATGACGTTAATGGTGTAACTTTAGTAGCTGCTTCTACTTTGGACCCACAGCTTCGCAATCAACTTAAATATGGTGGAAATAAAGAAGCTGCAAGAGCTGTAGGTGAATTGATTGCTGAACGGTGCCTGGAAAAAGGAATCGAAAAAGTTGTTTTCGACCGTGGCGGAAATCTCTATCATGGTCGTGTCAAGGCATTAGCTGAAGGTGCCCGTTCTAAGGGTCTGAAATTTTAA
- the rpsH gene encoding 30S ribosomal protein S8: MAMTDPIADMLTRIRNANMVRKETVDVPASRIKEEIATVLKNEGFIKDYQRIAEGPQGILRLYLKYGKDGQRVISGLKRISKPGLRVYAKKDEIPKVLGGLGIAIISTSKGIMTDKEARKLGIGGEVICYVW, translated from the coding sequence ATGGCAATGACAGACCCTATTGCTGATATGCTAACCAGAATCCGGAATGCGAATATGGTCCGTAAAGAAACTGTGGACGTTCCTGCTTCCAGAATTAAGGAAGAAATTGCAACTGTACTGAAAAATGAAGGATTCATTAAAGATTACCAACGGATTGCTGAAGGTCCACAAGGTATTTTGCGTCTGTACTTGAAATATGGAAAAGATGGGCAAAGAGTTATTTCTGGCCTTAAGCGAATTAGCAAACCCGGTTTGAGAGTTTATGCCAAAAAAGATGAAATCCCTAAAGTTTTAGGTGGATTAGGAATTGCTATTATTTCCACTTCTAAAGGGATAATGACTGATAAAGAAGCCCGGAAGCTCGGGATTGGTGGAGAAGTTATCTGCTACGTCTGGTAA